Proteins from a single region of Natrinema amylolyticum:
- a CDS encoding IclR family transcriptional regulator, with translation MGGNNDRGRVKTTETAFELIELLKEWDGATLSEIADELDLAKSTIHRHLSTLEDLEYVTKEDGVYRTGLRFLELGEQTRTRSDAYQLAQEKVADLAAETEERSQFIVEEYGRGVYVFREVGERAVRTDSEIGKRIPIHATAAGKAILASLSDERIEEIIDHRGLGSLTDETITSDDQLWAEVAEIREQGYSINDQENTNGLRAIGVPVEYADGEPLGALSVSGPTHRFQGTLFEETLPNLLLGTANELELNIQYS, from the coding sequence ATGGGCGGAAATAACGACCGTGGACGCGTCAAAACGACCGAAACTGCCTTCGAGCTCATCGAGTTGCTCAAGGAGTGGGATGGCGCTACCCTCTCCGAAATCGCCGACGAACTGGACCTCGCGAAGAGTACCATCCACCGTCATCTATCAACGCTCGAGGACCTCGAGTACGTTACCAAGGAAGACGGTGTCTATCGGACCGGCCTGCGATTCCTCGAACTTGGCGAACAGACGCGAACCCGTTCGGACGCGTATCAACTGGCCCAAGAGAAAGTCGCTGATCTCGCTGCAGAGACCGAAGAACGATCGCAGTTTATCGTCGAGGAGTACGGCAGAGGCGTGTACGTATTCAGGGAAGTCGGCGAACGAGCCGTCAGAACGGACTCCGAAATCGGAAAGCGAATCCCGATTCACGCGACCGCAGCCGGGAAAGCGATCCTCGCGAGCCTATCGGACGAACGCATCGAAGAGATCATCGATCACCGTGGGCTCGGATCGCTGACTGATGAAACGATTACCAGCGACGATCAACTCTGGGCAGAGGTAGCAGAGATTCGCGAACAGGGATATAGTATCAACGATCAAGAGAACACTAATGGACTTCGAGCGATCGGTGTCCCCGTCGAGTACGCCGACGGCGAACCGCTCGGCGCGTTGAGCGTCTCGGGACCGACCCATCGTTTTCAGGGCACCCTGTTCGAGGAGACGCTCCCGAACCTTCTGCTGGGGACAGCCAACGAACTCGAACTCAACATTCAGTATTCGTAG
- a CDS encoding Zn-ribbon domain-containing OB-fold protein produces MSWEPRPAPEINPETERYWSAAADETLLVRECGDCGLVYHYPREYCPDCFGDDVDWREAAGTGTVYSYSVTRTMSGWPEEDLPLIVAYVELDEGPRLLTNLDCEPGAVDIGTRVEVRFVPLESADAAVPVFVPLEE; encoded by the coding sequence ATGAGTTGGGAGCCACGCCCCGCTCCCGAGATCAACCCTGAAACGGAGCGATACTGGTCGGCCGCCGCTGACGAGACGTTACTCGTTCGAGAATGCGGCGACTGTGGCCTCGTCTATCATTATCCTCGCGAGTACTGCCCCGATTGCTTCGGCGACGATGTCGACTGGCGAGAGGCGGCCGGCACCGGAACCGTCTACTCCTATTCGGTGACCCGAACGATGAGTGGCTGGCCAGAGGAGGATCTGCCGCTGATCGTCGCGTACGTCGAACTCGATGAGGGTCCTCGACTGCTGACAAACCTCGATTGCGAACCCGGTGCGGTCGACATCGGAACCCGCGTTGAGGTCCGATTCGTTCCGCTCGAGTCGGCGGACGCTGCCGTCCCGGTGTTCGTCCCGCTCGAGGAGTAA
- a CDS encoding acyl-CoA dehydrogenase family protein, giving the protein MLSLSAEQELVVSSLEDLAASEFADAAFSWNGDLPIENIELLADRGFLGLNIAEEYGGGGMGEFEAMLSIEAVGRVCPDTAEYLYNQQMVAPRAIEMFGSEAVKDRYLPGVTAGDESIAVAISEPQAGSDVGAMTTRVEAADGDLVLNGEKVWVSNIPHASAVVVWAKFPDGHGSVVVDLEDNEDRVEIEQHYTNMAGHTQTQFRMHDIVVPEEHVLTRGKGGFKQQLQALNWERLGSATLANTIARCALDRALEYGQQREQFDQPIADFQGIEWKLADMVKELEASRSLTYRAAMNAEEQGRIPDRLDASLAKLYSGEMVETVVSEALQIHGANGYQQGHALEYLYRLARGRRLAAGTDEIQKNQIAAALKRDGLPSLT; this is encoded by the coding sequence ATGCTATCCCTCTCAGCGGAACAGGAGTTGGTCGTATCGTCACTCGAGGATCTCGCCGCGTCGGAGTTTGCCGACGCCGCGTTCTCGTGGAACGGGGACCTCCCGATAGAGAACATCGAACTGCTCGCCGACCGCGGTTTTCTCGGATTGAATATCGCAGAGGAGTACGGCGGCGGCGGGATGGGTGAATTCGAAGCGATGCTCAGCATCGAAGCGGTCGGACGGGTCTGCCCCGACACGGCCGAGTACCTCTACAACCAACAGATGGTCGCACCCCGAGCGATCGAAATGTTCGGCTCCGAAGCCGTCAAAGACCGATACCTCCCGGGCGTCACCGCTGGTGACGAAAGTATCGCGGTCGCGATTTCCGAGCCGCAAGCCGGATCGGATGTCGGGGCGATGACCACCCGCGTCGAAGCTGCGGACGGCGACCTCGTGTTGAACGGGGAAAAGGTATGGGTGAGCAACATTCCGCACGCATCGGCCGTCGTCGTCTGGGCGAAGTTCCCGGACGGACACGGTTCGGTGGTCGTTGACCTCGAGGACAACGAGGATCGGGTCGAGATCGAACAACACTACACGAACATGGCGGGCCACACGCAGACGCAGTTCCGCATGCACGACATCGTCGTCCCTGAGGAACACGTGCTGACTCGAGGGAAGGGAGGGTTCAAACAACAGCTCCAAGCATTAAACTGGGAGCGTCTCGGGAGCGCAACGCTCGCGAATACGATTGCGCGATGTGCACTCGACAGGGCGTTGGAGTACGGCCAGCAGCGCGAGCAGTTCGATCAGCCGATCGCGGACTTTCAGGGGATCGAGTGGAAGCTCGCGGATATGGTCAAAGAGCTCGAAGCGTCACGGTCGCTGACGTACCGAGCAGCGATGAACGCGGAAGAACAGGGTCGAATCCCGGACCGTTTGGACGCCTCGTTGGCGAAACTCTACTCCGGCGAGATGGTCGAGACAGTGGTCAGCGAGGCGCTGCAGATCCACGGTGCAAACGGCTACCAGCAGGGACACGCACTCGAGTACCTCTACAGACTCGCCCGCGGCCGTCGGCTCGCGGCGGGAACCGACGAGATTCAGAAGAACCAGATCGCGGCGGCGCTCAAACGTGACGGGCTTCCGTCGCTGACCTAA
- a CDS encoding acyl-CoA dehydrogenase family protein has product MVHSWRDSVPLSDEQTLVRDSIRDICEEFDAEYWRERDINEEYPQEFVDTLSEYGWMGILIPEEYGGAGMGTPEVAVMMEEIAANGGGFSAAQAIHGGIYNSTPIVKYADEELKEDLLPKVADGDVAIQSFGLTEPNAGSDSTSIETSAERDGDEYVINGQKIWISRVDATDYLVLMARTTPRDEVEKRTQGISMFLVDIEEAYAQDALEIQQIPKTASGFVHSYEMWFSDLRLPADRLIGDEGRGFYQVLDGLNEERLAIAAECVGLAEVALERGVEYANEREVFGSAIGSNQSVQHPLAEAYTETLAAKQLLYGAAETIETASQKETGAMANAAKYRAAEAAFAAADAAVQTHGGFGVAREYDVERYFREARLTRIVPITQQLVLNYISENVLGLPRSY; this is encoded by the coding sequence ATGGTTCATTCGTGGCGGGACAGCGTTCCGCTGTCAGACGAACAGACGCTCGTCCGGGATAGTATCCGGGATATCTGTGAGGAGTTCGATGCGGAGTACTGGCGTGAGAGAGATATCAACGAAGAGTACCCACAGGAGTTCGTCGACACGCTCAGCGAGTACGGCTGGATGGGGATTCTCATCCCAGAGGAGTACGGCGGAGCAGGCATGGGAACGCCAGAGGTTGCCGTCATGATGGAAGAGATCGCCGCGAACGGCGGCGGGTTCAGCGCTGCACAGGCGATTCACGGCGGCATCTACAACAGCACGCCCATCGTAAAGTACGCTGACGAAGAACTCAAAGAAGACCTGCTGCCCAAGGTCGCCGACGGCGATGTTGCCATTCAGTCCTTCGGACTCACGGAGCCAAACGCGGGATCCGATTCGACGTCGATCGAAACGAGTGCGGAACGAGACGGAGACGAATACGTCATCAACGGCCAGAAGATTTGGATCTCACGAGTCGACGCGACAGACTATCTCGTGTTAATGGCCCGAACGACCCCGCGCGACGAGGTCGAGAAACGAACCCAAGGTATCTCGATGTTCCTCGTCGACATCGAGGAAGCCTACGCCCAGGACGCCCTCGAGATTCAGCAGATCCCGAAGACCGCAAGCGGCTTCGTCCACTCCTACGAGATGTGGTTCTCTGACCTCCGACTGCCGGCGGACCGACTCATCGGCGACGAAGGGCGCGGCTTCTATCAAGTCTTGGACGGACTCAACGAGGAGCGACTGGCTATCGCGGCCGAATGCGTCGGTCTCGCGGAGGTCGCGCTCGAGCGCGGTGTCGAGTACGCGAACGAACGGGAGGTGTTCGGCTCCGCGATCGGCTCGAATCAGAGCGTTCAGCACCCGCTCGCGGAGGCCTACACCGAGACTCTGGCGGCGAAGCAACTCCTGTACGGTGCCGCCGAGACGATCGAGACTGCTAGCCAGAAGGAAACCGGCGCGATGGCAAACGCTGCGAAGTATCGGGCGGCCGAGGCCGCCTTCGCCGCCGCGGACGCCGCGGTCCAGACCCACGGCGGGTTCGGCGTCGCTCGCGAGTACGACGTCGAACGCTACTTCAGGGAAGCTCGACTCACGAGGATCGTCCCGATCACCCAGCAGCTGGTCCTCAACTATATCAGCGAGAACGTGCTGGGACTGCCCCGCTCGTACTGA
- a CDS encoding thiolase domain-containing protein, with translation MATQSPVYVAGAYEHPTREAPDKSTMQLHAEVARGALEDAGLEKDAIDAYFTAGMPEYESGLPPLIMADYLGLDVSYADTTDFGGSSYISHVGHAVAAIRNGTCDVALITLAGRPRSRGQATGSGARAIRTAQDSFERIYGATNIGMYGMAAQRHMHEYRTTAEQLAEIRVAASHHAQFNEHAMYQDPVTVEDVVSSRVVADPLHLLDCCVISDGGGALLVVSEDVRSRLERECVEVLGHGESVGHHRAGRIDLTRTAAEESGSRAFDEAGLEPTDVDYASIYDSFTITVLEAIEDLGFCEKGEGGSFVEGGTLKAPNGALPFNTDGGGLCSNHPANRGGMTKVIEAVRQLRGDANDEVQVNADIALAHGTGGSIGTRHGAATVVLGGEDR, from the coding sequence ATGGCAACACAGTCACCAGTCTATGTCGCTGGCGCGTACGAACACCCGACGCGAGAGGCACCGGACAAATCGACGATGCAATTACATGCGGAGGTGGCACGCGGCGCACTTGAGGACGCCGGCCTCGAGAAGGACGCGATCGACGCGTACTTTACGGCAGGGATGCCGGAGTACGAGAGCGGGCTGCCGCCGCTCATCATGGCCGATTATCTCGGCCTCGACGTGTCCTACGCCGACACGACCGACTTCGGGGGTTCCTCGTATATCAGTCACGTCGGCCACGCAGTCGCCGCGATTCGAAATGGAACCTGCGATGTGGCGCTCATCACGCTCGCCGGGAGACCGCGGTCGCGAGGACAGGCGACCGGATCCGGGGCTCGAGCGATTCGTACGGCACAGGACAGTTTCGAGCGTATTTACGGCGCGACGAACATCGGCATGTACGGCATGGCCGCACAGCGACACATGCACGAATACAGAACGACGGCCGAACAACTCGCTGAAATCCGGGTTGCCGCGTCACACCACGCACAGTTCAACGAACACGCGATGTATCAGGACCCCGTGACCGTCGAGGATGTCGTCTCCTCGCGCGTGGTCGCCGACCCGTTACACCTGCTCGATTGCTGTGTCATCTCCGACGGCGGCGGTGCACTGCTCGTCGTCTCCGAGGACGTCCGATCCCGACTCGAGCGCGAGTGCGTCGAAGTGCTCGGTCACGGCGAGTCGGTCGGCCACCACCGGGCCGGGCGAATCGATCTCACGCGGACCGCCGCCGAGGAATCCGGTAGCCGAGCGTTCGACGAGGCGGGGCTGGAACCGACGGACGTCGACTACGCGTCGATCTACGATTCGTTTACGATCACCGTTCTCGAGGCGATCGAGGACCTCGGGTTCTGCGAGAAGGGCGAGGGCGGATCGTTCGTCGAAGGGGGGACGCTCAAAGCTCCGAACGGCGCGTTGCCGTTCAATACGGACGGCGGTGGATTGTGCTCGAATCACCCGGCAAATCGCGGCGGGATGACGAAGGTTATCGAAGCGGTTCGACAGCTTCGCGGCGACGCCAACGACGAAGTGCAGGTCAATGCCGATATCGCGCTCGCCCACGGCACCGGCGGCAGTATCGGGACCCGTCACGGCGCTGCGACGGTCGTTCTGGGAGGTGAAGACCGATGA
- a CDS encoding enoyl-CoA hydratase/isomerase family protein → MSDVEYECEDGYALITLDRPAVYNAFHREMILELNETLRRARDDDEAYAVVLTGAGDGFCSGADVESMPDWSSLSKEEYGAYLWSVQNVVRQLRSMRKPTVAAVNGPAIGAGCDFALACDIRYVGEDAVLREGFVRIGLVPGDGGAWLLPRLIGEAKAREYLLTGKDITPDAAEELGLAAGVSSNPLASAREFAETVRDLPATAVQQTKQLVDPQQDFETHCERAIEYQWNCVNDEEHVEAVRAFSDGREPEYDREYTS, encoded by the coding sequence ATGTCCGACGTAGAATACGAGTGCGAAGACGGATACGCACTGATCACGCTCGACAGGCCGGCGGTCTACAACGCGTTCCACCGGGAGATGATCCTCGAGTTGAACGAGACGCTGCGACGGGCTCGAGACGACGACGAGGCGTACGCTGTCGTCCTCACCGGGGCCGGAGACGGCTTCTGTTCCGGAGCCGATGTCGAGAGCATGCCGGACTGGAGTTCGCTGTCGAAAGAGGAGTACGGCGCGTACCTGTGGAGCGTCCAGAACGTCGTTCGTCAGCTCCGGAGTATGCGGAAGCCGACCGTCGCAGCCGTCAACGGGCCCGCGATCGGCGCCGGATGTGACTTTGCGCTCGCCTGCGACATTCGATACGTCGGGGAAGACGCCGTCCTCCGAGAGGGGTTCGTTCGGATCGGTCTCGTTCCGGGCGACGGTGGTGCGTGGCTACTGCCGCGACTCATCGGGGAGGCGAAAGCCCGCGAGTACCTGCTGACCGGAAAGGACATCACGCCCGACGCCGCCGAGGAACTCGGACTCGCCGCGGGCGTCTCGAGCAACCCGTTGGCTTCCGCGCGGGAGTTCGCCGAAACGGTCCGCGACCTTCCCGCCACAGCGGTCCAGCAGACGAAACAACTTGTCGACCCACAACAGGACTTCGAGACACACTGCGAACGCGCGATCGAGTACCAGTGGAACTGTGTCAATGACGAGGAACACGTCGAGGCGGTTCGAGCGTTCAGCGACGGACGGGAGCCCGAGTACGACCGGGAGTACACCTCCTGA
- a CDS encoding MmgE/PrpD family protein, with product MTTEADTDPCSDLATFVASVSFDGVPDEAVSLIERAVLDTVGVTLAGSATDTARRIISAVGSDSGETTVLGTDDSLPLSDAVFVNATAGHCLDFDDVALSVMDGHPSVPMVAPLLAVGERRNATGAELITAYAAGFETQHYVARPISPTHYEDGWHATSTVGTFGTAAAVSRLLELSAEEVAHALNIAASMPAGLKRNFGSMTKPVHVGQAARSGTTAALLAAEGVTADSAAITGDRGFLDLYSSEDPDLERFPTPGSEWALLSDGIDVKKYPCCYYTHAAIYGAAELAKEHDIDPETIDDVHVTASQGAEDALHHADPSTGLEAKFSMEYVVACALVDGHVGLTAFDDERINDPDVQRVRECTSFSVDSSLEYDSNAATVTLSTASGTEYERTQERPPGTNAEPLSLEELREKYRMCGDYASGFDAVEPTLESLTTLRDVSDTADLLARF from the coding sequence ATGACGACGGAAGCCGATACTGATCCGTGTTCGGACCTTGCAACGTTCGTCGCGTCGGTGTCGTTCGACGGGGTTCCGGACGAAGCCGTTTCGCTGATCGAACGCGCCGTTCTCGATACCGTCGGCGTCACGCTCGCCGGTTCCGCGACTGACACCGCACGACGGATCATCTCAGCAGTCGGATCCGACAGCGGTGAAACGACCGTTCTCGGCACCGACGACTCGCTGCCACTGTCCGATGCAGTGTTCGTCAACGCCACAGCCGGACACTGCCTCGATTTCGACGACGTCGCACTGTCGGTGATGGACGGCCATCCGAGCGTGCCGATGGTCGCCCCACTCCTCGCCGTCGGCGAACGGCGAAACGCCACGGGGGCGGAACTCATCACCGCCTACGCGGCCGGATTCGAGACACAGCACTACGTCGCACGACCGATCAGTCCGACACACTATGAGGACGGATGGCACGCGACCTCCACGGTCGGCACCTTCGGCACCGCAGCGGCCGTCTCCCGTCTCCTTGAACTCTCGGCCGAAGAGGTCGCCCACGCGTTGAATATCGCCGCTTCGATGCCAGCCGGTCTCAAACGCAACTTCGGTTCGATGACGAAACCGGTTCACGTGGGCCAGGCCGCGCGGTCGGGGACGACCGCAGCGTTGCTCGCCGCCGAGGGCGTCACCGCCGATTCGGCTGCAATTACCGGCGACCGCGGGTTTCTCGATCTCTACAGTAGCGAGGACCCGGACCTCGAGCGGTTCCCGACCCCCGGGTCGGAGTGGGCATTGCTGTCCGACGGCATCGACGTCAAGAAGTATCCCTGCTGCTACTACACGCACGCTGCGATCTACGGTGCGGCCGAACTCGCGAAGGAACACGATATCGACCCCGAGACCATCGATGACGTTCACGTCACGGCGTCTCAGGGCGCCGAGGACGCACTCCACCACGCGGATCCGTCGACGGGACTCGAGGCCAAGTTCTCGATGGAGTACGTCGTCGCTTGCGCGCTCGTCGACGGTCACGTCGGATTGACAGCGTTCGACGACGAGCGGATCAACGACCCCGACGTCCAGCGCGTCCGCGAATGCACGTCCTTCAGTGTCGACTCGAGTCTCGAGTACGATTCGAACGCCGCGACGGTTACCCTCTCGACGGCGTCCGGGACGGAGTACGAACGCACACAAGAGCGACCCCCGGGAACGAACGCCGAACCGCTCTCCCTCGAGGAACTTCGAGAGAAGTATCGAATGTGCGGCGACTACGCCAGTGGCTTCGACGCGGTCGAACCGACGCTCGAGTCGCTCACGACGCTGCGCGACGTCTCCGACACTGCAGATCTTCTAGCACGGTTCTAG